In Deinococcus sp. QL22, the following are encoded in one genomic region:
- a CDS encoding PQQ-binding-like beta-propeller repeat protein — protein sequence MFLTPGPSAQTTVPRVTPAPATSAVTAPTAAPQVAWFKELRVLSGVAVSDTGDLVFVGSDARIHRTDARGVEKWNYATGDIGRAHPIITPQGNVIAASYDDYLYSLDTAGKLLWRVRLDGDLFASPALRPDGSVIATTAGGSVYAVSPAGKILWSLKIAAPIFSSPAIAPDGTIYFGGQDNRMHALTPDGKLKWAFAAGSLVFSSPAVDAQGNVYFGSSDRRIYAVGPDGKVRWSKPTGLFVNASPIVTSSSLVVVGSYDGSLYAINTTGETEWTYKAGSPIAAPAAELSDGTIVVGDLGGTLHAVGKAGQAIWTLKTGKKMDTGVAVSDQGMLYFVTEGGGLSALAKQRPLADGAWTTFRGLPTGWGRVLTPAEAQARTQARRAAATAVLATLPPAPKPPTPTPVTPPRPTPPTTPTTPTTPATPKPPVVVPPPAPVLTPTQLAGAAATGARLEAGLVYLPLTPAAGALGLTVRVLTPRTATLAANATDVGQVVPVRMLNKVAYVPLSALAKLPGTQVALTQAPTPAVTFTRLGRVTAFPLNLPKVTPIKPLPEYPDVIVRK from the coding sequence GTGTTCTTGACCCCAGGCCCGTCGGCCCAAACCACTGTGCCCCGCGTCACTCCTGCCCCCGCCACCTCCGCCGTGACTGCCCCCACCGCCGCGCCGCAAGTGGCCTGGTTCAAGGAACTGCGCGTGCTGTCGGGCGTCGCTGTCTCTGACACGGGCGATCTGGTCTTCGTTGGTTCCGATGCCCGAATTCACCGCACCGACGCACGCGGCGTAGAGAAATGGAACTATGCCACAGGCGACATAGGCCGCGCTCATCCCATCATTACCCCCCAGGGCAATGTCATCGCCGCGTCTTACGATGATTATTTGTACTCACTGGACACCGCCGGAAAACTGCTGTGGCGAGTCCGGCTGGACGGCGACCTGTTTGCCAGCCCCGCCCTGCGCCCCGATGGCAGCGTCATTGCGACGACGGCGGGCGGCAGCGTGTACGCCGTCAGCCCTGCCGGAAAGATTCTGTGGTCGCTCAAAATTGCCGCGCCCATTTTTAGCAGTCCGGCCATCGCGCCCGATGGCACCATCTACTTTGGCGGCCAGGACAACCGGATGCACGCCCTAACCCCTGATGGCAAGCTGAAGTGGGCTTTTGCCGCCGGGTCGTTGGTGTTTAGCAGCCCCGCTGTAGACGCGCAGGGCAACGTGTATTTCGGTTCCAGCGACCGCCGAATCTATGCAGTGGGGCCAGACGGAAAGGTGCGCTGGTCTAAGCCGACGGGCCTGTTCGTGAATGCCAGCCCGATTGTGACCAGCAGCAGTCTCGTGGTAGTTGGCAGCTACGACGGGAGCCTGTACGCCATCAATACCACCGGCGAAACCGAGTGGACATACAAGGCAGGCTCACCCATCGCCGCGCCCGCTGCCGAACTGAGTGATGGCACCATTGTCGTGGGAGACCTTGGCGGCACGCTGCACGCGGTGGGCAAGGCCGGGCAAGCCATCTGGACGCTGAAGACGGGCAAAAAAATGGACACGGGCGTGGCCGTCAGCGATCAGGGCATGTTGTATTTCGTGACCGAAGGCGGTGGCCTGAGCGCCCTTGCCAAGCAGCGCCCGCTGGCCGACGGCGCGTGGACGACCTTTCGCGGCTTGCCGACGGGCTGGGGTCGCGTCCTGACGCCAGCCGAAGCCCAGGCCCGCACGCAAGCCCGCCGCGCCGCTGCAACTGCAGTGTTGGCGACGTTGCCACCGGCGCCCAAACCACCGACCCCTACTCCGGTCACGCCGCCCCGTCCTACTCCGCCCACCACCCCCACGACGCCGACGACTCCAGCCACCCCGAAGCCCCCCGTTGTTGTTCCTCCGCCTGCGCCAGTGCTGACGCCCACGCAACTGGCCGGGGCAGCTGCTACAGGCGCACGCCTAGAGGCCGGGTTGGTGTACTTGCCTCTCACGCCCGCAGCCGGAGCCTTGGGCCTGACGGTGCGGGTGCTGACGCCGCGCACAGCCACGCTGGCCGCCAACGCCACCGACGTGGGCCAAGTCGTGCCTGTGCGGATGCTGAATAAGGTAGCCTATGTGCCGCTGTCGGCGCTGGCCAAGCTGCCCGGAACCCAAGTTGCGCTAACGCAAGCGCCCACGCCCGCTGTCACCTTTACCCGCCTGGGGCGCGTGACCGCCTTCCCGCTGAATCTGCCAAAAGTCACGCCGATCAAGCCTTTGCCGGAATATCCAGACGTGATCGTGCGGAAGTAG
- a CDS encoding metallophosphoesterase family protein produces MRAGLNVLVVSDTHGLLALAQQADVVLHAGDVGKPEILAALQEATPGEVHAIRGNVDRAAPLNALPETLLLELGGVWVYLLHDLNGFDLVPEVAGVQVVISGHTHQPKLEQRGGVLYLNPGSVGPRRFRLPVACAWLHIRGGQITAEPVTLEV; encoded by the coding sequence GTGAGAGCTGGCCTGAATGTACTTGTCGTCTCGGATACGCACGGCCTGCTGGCCTTGGCACAGCAGGCTGATGTCGTACTGCACGCGGGCGATGTGGGGAAGCCAGAGATTCTGGCCGCTTTACAGGAAGCCACGCCGGGAGAAGTACACGCCATACGCGGCAACGTAGACCGCGCTGCGCCGCTGAATGCGCTGCCCGAGACTCTGCTGCTGGAACTGGGCGGCGTGTGGGTTTACCTCTTGCACGACCTGAATGGGTTTGACCTTGTGCCGGAAGTGGCGGGCGTACAAGTGGTTATCAGCGGGCATACGCACCAGCCCAAGCTGGAGCAGCGGGGCGGCGTGCTGTACCTAAATCCGGGGTCGGTGGGGCCGCGCCGCTTCCGGCTGCCGGTGGCCTGTGCGTGGCTGCACATCAGAGGCGGCCAGATCACGGCAGAGCCTGTCACGCTGGAGGTTTAG
- a CDS encoding MBL fold metallo-hydrolase has protein sequence MTAATPMLTPIIGTLHALQVPIPYPMKTVTVLIDTGGGQSPITMIDTALDTPEARQAIEDGLSELGLHWPDIERVIITHHHPDHYGLAGVVEERSGAGVFMLDVEIGRGERYWHMWEDWLPGHIKHMQDHGLPPELLATLEADSRRSRTRVQPAARVQPLREGQHVTLAGQEWEVLWLPGHADGHLGLWNETDSILIAGDAILPRISPNIGLYAYTRPDPLGDYLQTLGKLEALNPRLAVVGHHGPVMDGVQARARQLRAHHHERLDFIRAEATAEPRTAYGLSLAMFNRDLNTSGRRFALAETLAHAEHLRLLGQLARTWQDEGWVYHG, from the coding sequence ATGACTGCCGCCACGCCCATGCTGACCCCCATCATCGGCACCTTGCACGCCTTGCAGGTGCCAATTCCCTATCCCATGAAGACGGTCACGGTGCTGATCGATACAGGCGGCGGCCAGAGCCCCATTACCATGATCGATACGGCACTGGACACGCCCGAAGCGCGGCAGGCCATAGAAGACGGCCTGAGCGAACTAGGGCTGCACTGGCCGGACATAGAGCGCGTCATCATCACGCACCATCACCCCGACCATTACGGCCTGGCGGGGGTTGTAGAGGAACGCAGCGGGGCGGGCGTGTTCATGCTGGACGTGGAAATCGGGCGCGGCGAGCGGTACTGGCACATGTGGGAAGACTGGCTACCGGGGCACATCAAGCATATGCAGGATCATGGCCTGCCGCCGGAACTGCTGGCGACGCTGGAGGCCGACAGTCGCCGGAGCCGCACCCGCGTTCAGCCTGCCGCCCGTGTGCAACCCCTCCGTGAAGGCCAGCACGTGACCTTGGCGGGCCAGGAGTGGGAAGTGCTGTGGCTGCCCGGACACGCCGACGGGCACCTGGGACTCTGGAACGAAACCGATTCCATTCTGATCGCTGGAGACGCCATTTTGCCGCGCATCAGCCCCAACATCGGCCTGTATGCCTACACGCGGCCCGACCCGCTGGGCGACTACCTGCAAACGCTGGGCAAGCTGGAGGCTCTGAATCCCCGGCTGGCCGTGGTGGGGCATCACGGCCCGGTGATGGACGGCGTGCAGGCCCGCGCCCGCCAACTCCGCGCCCACCACCACGAGCGGCTGGATTTTATTCGCGCCGAGGCCACCGCTGAGCCCCGTACCGCCTACGGCCTGTCATTGGCAATGTTTAACCGCGACCTGAACACCAGTGGCCGCCGTTTTGCACTGGCAGAAACGCTGGCCCACGCCGAGCATCTGCGCCTGCTGGGGCAACTGGCCCGCACCTGGCAGGATGAGGGGTGGGTATATCACGGGTGA
- a CDS encoding citrate/2-methylcitrate synthase: MTDIAKGLEGVLFTESKLTFINGTEGILTHLGIPIQEWAENSTFEELSFALLHARLPNAAELAKFDADLRANRALPEKLVEEIATFPKHAHPMQTLRTAVSYLALFDPQAEDTTPEGRYAISLRLIAQMSTIIAASARTREGQPIVAPRMDLTHAANFLYMLTGKEPTPEQARLFDIALVLHADHGMNASTFTAIATSSTLSDTYSCIVSAIGALKGPLHGGANEAVMDMLDEVGTPDKAAAYINGKLDRKEKIMGVGHRVYKYFDPRSRVLRDYAEHVANKEGKSTYYQILETIEKTVVERIGSKGIYPNVDFYSGTVYSDLGIRKEYFTPIFALARISGWCASVNEYTKDNRLLRPDAVYTGATDAHYVKLQDR; encoded by the coding sequence ATGACAGATATCGCCAAGGGGCTGGAAGGCGTCCTCTTCACCGAGAGCAAGCTGACCTTTATCAACGGAACCGAGGGCATCCTCACCCATTTGGGCATTCCCATTCAGGAGTGGGCCGAAAACAGTACCTTCGAGGAACTGAGTTTTGCCTTGCTCCACGCCCGCTTGCCCAACGCGGCAGAGCTGGCGAAGTTTGACGCCGACTTGCGGGCCAACCGCGCCCTGCCCGAAAAACTGGTCGAAGAAATCGCCACTTTTCCCAAGCACGCCCACCCGATGCAGACGCTCCGCACGGCGGTCAGCTACCTCGCGCTGTTTGACCCGCAGGCCGAGGACACTACGCCGGAAGGCCGCTACGCCATCAGCTTGCGCCTGATTGCCCAGATGTCCACCATCATCGCCGCCAGCGCCCGCACCCGCGAGGGTCAGCCCATCGTCGCGCCGCGCATGGATCTGACGCACGCCGCCAACTTCCTTTACATGCTGACGGGCAAAGAGCCGACGCCCGAACAGGCCCGCTTGTTCGACATCGCGCTCGTGCTGCACGCTGATCACGGCATGAACGCCAGCACCTTTACGGCCATCGCCACGTCCTCTACCCTCAGCGATACCTACTCCTGCATCGTGTCGGCCATCGGCGCGCTGAAGGGGCCACTGCACGGCGGGGCCAACGAAGCCGTGATGGATATGCTGGACGAAGTGGGCACGCCCGACAAGGCCGCCGCCTACATCAATGGCAAGCTTGACCGCAAAGAGAAGATCATGGGCGTGGGCCACCGCGTCTACAAGTACTTCGATCCCCGTTCCCGCGTGCTGCGCGACTACGCCGAGCATGTGGCGAACAAAGAAGGCAAAAGCACCTACTACCAGATTCTCGAAACCATCGAGAAAACGGTCGTGGAGCGCATCGGGTCGAAGGGCATCTACCCCAACGTCGATTTTTACAGCGGCACCGTGTACAGCGATCTCGGCATCCGCAAGGAATACTTCACGCCCATTTTTGCGCTGGCCCGGATCAGCGGTTGGTGCGCCAGCGTGAACGAGTACACCAAAGACAACCGTTTGCTGCGCCCAGATGCGGTCTACACGGGCGCGACGGACGCGCATTACGTGAAACTGCAAGACCGGTAA
- the ccsA gene encoding cytochrome c biogenesis protein CcsA — MKDRITTPLGAVTLLLLLVALGLGLASPLDVNQGSLVRLMFVHVPTAWVSYLAYGGTGLFGLLYLMTRQRRWDRLAMASGELGVLFTVATIVGGMLWAKPTWGTYWVWDARLTTTALSLVVYGGYLLIRAMIDDPERRARVSAVVGIVGTLYIPINYMAVEWWRGVHQTQTLKLLGKVRFDAAPVYGWVLLVATVAFTLLYLYLLRVRGILAARDEAREERELMNDLQGDVSGLTTQAAGRSAQHG; from the coding sequence ATGAAAGACCGCATAACAACTCCGCTGGGGGCCGTCACGCTGCTGCTGCTGCTGGTGGCCCTCGGCCTCGGCCTGGCTTCTCCGCTGGATGTGAATCAGGGCTCGCTGGTGCGCCTGATGTTCGTGCATGTGCCCACCGCCTGGGTCAGCTACCTCGCTTACGGCGGCACGGGCCTGTTTGGGCTGCTGTACCTCATGACTCGGCAGCGCCGCTGGGACAGGCTGGCGATGGCAAGCGGAGAACTGGGCGTGCTGTTTACGGTGGCGACCATCGTGGGCGGGATGCTGTGGGCCAAGCCGACGTGGGGCACCTACTGGGTCTGGGACGCCCGCCTGACCACCACCGCCCTGAGTCTGGTCGTGTACGGCGGTTATCTGCTCATTCGCGCCATGATCGACGACCCCGAACGCCGCGCCCGCGTGTCGGCAGTGGTGGGCATCGTGGGCACGCTCTACATCCCGATTAACTACATGGCGGTGGAATGGTGGCGCGGCGTACACCAGACACAAACGCTGAAGCTGCTGGGCAAGGTGCGCTTTGACGCGGCTCCGGTGTATGGCTGGGTTTTGCTGGTGGCTACGGTCGCTTTTACGCTGCTGTACCTTTACCTGCTGCGGGTGCGTGGGATTCTGGCGGCCCGCGACGAAGCCCGCGAGGAACGCGAACTGATGAACGATCTACAAGGTGACGTGAGCGGCCTGACGACGCAAGCTGCCGGACGGAGCGCCCAACATGGATAA
- the ccmE gene encoding cytochrome c maturation protein CcmE: MSLPSSPPPSSPLPPARRRKRSPLPVVLGVTALVGLTAFIAFGNLGKSLEYFVTPSEYLQQRAELEGRPIRIGGLVKAVQYNPQTLDLKFNVSDGGASFPVTYTGAVSDLFKENQGVVVRGQFTGNTFEARELVVKHSEEYNVPKTQAELKDLLQRSE, encoded by the coding sequence ATGAGCCTGCCTTCCTCTCCCCCGCCCTCGTCACCGCTGCCGCCTGCCCGCCGCCGCAAGCGCAGCCCGTTGCCTGTGGTGCTGGGCGTAACCGCACTGGTGGGCCTCACGGCTTTTATCGCCTTTGGGAATCTGGGCAAAAGCCTGGAATATTTTGTGACGCCCAGCGAGTACTTGCAGCAACGCGCCGAACTGGAAGGCCGCCCGATCCGCATCGGCGGGCTGGTGAAGGCCGTGCAGTACAACCCCCAAACGCTGGATCTGAAATTCAATGTCAGCGACGGCGGGGCCAGCTTTCCCGTGACCTACACCGGCGCGGTCAGCGACCTGTTCAAGGAAAATCAGGGCGTGGTGGTGCGCGGCCAGTTCACCGGAAACACCTTCGAGGCGCGTGAATTGGTCGTCAAGCACAGCGAGGAATACAACGTTCCCAAAACGCAAGCCGAACTTAAAGACCTCCTGCAACGCTCCGAATAA